The genomic window ataaaaaaaaaaaaatatatatatatatatatatatattaatacacatatgcacacatgtaaatacatatgcatacatccatatatacatacgtacacatatacattacTACAAAAcgaattttcaaaaaaaagtataaaatagaTGCTTTCACAAAATTTAGAAATACCACTAAATTATTGCACcaagttaaaaaatgaacgaagaatatataaacgcaatattaaaatttaggAGGAGTTACGATGAGGAGGTGGTACATAGTAACAGTGTGAAAGGGAAAGACGCTATaaacattaatatttacaaaaatggagaaaataattttataaacgtAAACAACAAGGAGGCAAGTGAGGAAATAGATGGGAGGATAAACGAAGGAACGGACGGGGGGATAAATGAAGAAACGGATGGGGGGATAAATGAAGAAACGGATGGGGGGATAAATGAAGAAACGGATGGGGGGATAAACATAGGAACAGACGGGGAGATAAACATAGGAGCAGACGGGGAGATAAACATAGGAGTAGATAGGGGGATAAATAAGGGTGATATTAGGAAGTGGTATATACGCGAATTAACATGTTTAGAGGTGGAAAAGAGGGATGCCACCATTGAAATCAATAACAATGGTAAAAATTACGACAAATACAGTAGCAGCAATGCAAATGCAAATGGAAATGatactaataataatgaaaacagcaaaaataatagtagttCCAATACTGGTTATAACCCTAGTTATAACCCTAGTTATAACCCTAGTTATAATCCTAGTTATAATCCTAGTTATAATCCTAGTTATAATCCCAGTTATAATCCTAGTTATAATCCCAGTTATAATCCCAGTTATAATCCTAGTTATAATCCTGACTTCAATACTGGCTGCCGTGATGGCCGGAATAACGAGCTCAGTACATGCGAAGGGCAGAACACAAAAGAGATTGATCATTTCCTCAACGAAggagaattaaaaaattattttttccataataGTTTAAGGAAAAACACTAAAAGATTGGATAACGTCAATTTATATTCAACATTCTGTACgaatagaaaaaatgaacttAGAAAAACAtcaatttgtaaatattggTTAAAGGGTATATGTGCAAATATAGTATGTAATTTTGCTCATGGGGAACATGaactaaaatatacatatggtGTTTACAAGACTACTATATGCAAACATTGGAAGAGGAACGGAGTATGCTCGAGTGGAGTTCACTGTAGACATGCACATGGGGAAAATGAACTTCAACCCAAAAATTTACCtgtacatttattaaaaaaaaaaattaatttaaaaaataaatataatatggaaAATGTGTTTCTTAACTACAACGATGTTCACAAAGTGGGGTTTGATATAAACAATTTGAGCAGTGATGGGGATGGGAGTAGTCTAATCAGAGGTGGAAGTGGGAGCAGCCTAGTCGGGGATGGTACTAGGGGAAGCCTAATCGGAGGTGGAAGTGGGAACAGCCTAGTCGGAGGTGGAAGTGGGAACAGCCTAATCGGAGGTGGAAGTGGGAACAGCCTAATCGGAGGTGGAAGTGGGAACAGCCTAATCGGAGGTGGAAGTGGGAACAGCCTAATCGGAGGTGGAAGTGGGAACAGCCTAGTCGAAGATGGCACGAGAAGTAACCTATGTTCCATTATCAGACATGATAATCCCGCTGATACTAACAGTACATGCagtatagaaaataaaagagtaaGTATTCCCACAAATAAGGAAATTACAAAGGTGCCTTTAAATttaagtttatataaaaacggGGAGGATCATACCATTAGTTctaatttatcaaaaaaaaaaatttggaattctaaaatttttaaagaaaaacaagACGATAACTACCAAGTTGAACACAAATTATCAAAATTGTTCTTAACCAATGCTAGCCAAAATATTAGTTATATCATAAATAAGATACAGAATATTCGTACCACAGAAAATGGCAATAGTACCAATGATAATAGTAGTGGTAATAATAGGAACGGGGTAATTGGCACCCTGGAGATAGGAGCACCGCCTGGTTACGGCGGTCCGATGGACAGCACAAATGAAATTAGCGGAATGAACGAAATTAGCGGAATGAACGAAATTAGCGAAATGAACGAAATTAGCGAAATGAACGAAATTAGcggaataaataaaattaacgcAATGGAAGCCAAGTTAACGAAGAAAGGATTTGAAATTAACAAGACTGATTTCCGTAATAGCAACGGGAACTGCCAAGTAACATGTAcagataaatttataaatgcaGAACGAAGTAGTAGTACCGTTGACGATGGTAGCGCACCGGACGGTAGTGGGAACACCATCATGAATTCCAACGTGAATTGCAGTGCTAAGGTTCTTGTCAGTGTGAATGTCAATGATAATGTACTTTCCAGTTTGGATGCCAGCGTGAATACAAGTGCGAATGCTATTGCGAATGCTAATGCGAATGCTAATGCGAATGCTATTGCGAATGCTAATGCGAATGCTATTGCGAATGCTAATGCGAATGCTAATGCGAATGCTATTGTGAATGCTATTGCGAATGCTAATGCGAATGCTAATGCGAATGCTAATGCGAATGCTAGTACGAATGCCAGTGATAATAGCCCTGACGGAGGTGTGCTTAGTAGTAGAGACAGGCACTACCAGAacgaaaataattataacagacatatattcaataatagcattaatagtattaatattGATAAAAGCAATAACATCAGCAAAAGCAGTAAAAGCAGTAGTAACATAATTGGAATTGCCCATAACAGCAGCTTTAGCGCAGTTGATGGGAAAAATAGAGGTAGAGCCATCCCTAGTGCAAGTAACCACAACACACACTATGTAAATTACAATGACGATATTGTATATGATCAGAATAAAAATCTTTTCATTAGCACTCTTGACAACTCAAAGGATTTaactaaaaatgaaatatataataagaaattatattcaatgtacatgcatacattacataaattatcagaaaatgtaaaatatacaaataatgaagaaagCTTTTCTAACATgtctaaaaatattaacatgaACAGcatgaacaaattaaaagaaagCATTATAAATGTGGAcaatgaaaagaataaaattatggtTCTCAGTGATGACCACATAAGACTTAACACACATATGGGTATTGATACTACTCgtaataattatgatatatcTAAAAAATACGATGATAATATGAACACAGATGAATATATCTTGAAGCAGTATGAATTAGAACCAAAACAGATGGAGTTAAAGTtgatgttaaaaaatatggattCCATGTTGTTTAGTGAAGAATGTAATAGCAGTGAAGCAAATGTATGCAACAGTAACACAACGGAAAAGGACTTCCCCAGTAACTATGCCGCGAGGGCTGGAGATGGTGGTGCTTCTACTACAAACACTGCTAACATCGCGTCTAACACCGCTTCTAATACCGCGTCTAACACCGCTTCTAATACCGCTTCTAATACCGCTTCTAATACCGCTTCTAATACCGCTTCTAATACCGCTTCTAATACCGCTTCTAATACCGCTTCTAATACCGCTTCTAATACCGCTTCTAATACCTATTCTAATACCTATTATAATACCCATTCTAATACCCATTCTAATACCCATTCTAATACCTATTCTAATACCTATTATAATACCCATTCTAATACCCATTCTAATACCCATTCTAATACCCATTCTAATACCCATTCTAATATCCATTCTAATATCCATTCTAACACCAATTCGAATATTGCTGCAAATTACACACATTTGAACGCCGACGATGCTGGGGGCACTGATGAACAAAATAGTGGTTTGCACAGCAGAGATAACACAAATGATGCTGAAAATAAAAGTAGAACGAAATACCTTAACGcgtttataaattttaactgTAAGTCGAACCAGTGCAAATGTGAAAGCCTCAGTAATGAAAGAAACattacatacataaacaaaaataatagtagcTGTAGTAGTGAGAGCAATAACGATAATCATAGggatagtaataataataatatggcTTATGAAACGTATAgcaatattaaaaacatgCACATGGTCAGCACAACGAACAACAACGTGGGTAAAGATTATTCACTGGATTGTTTACGGAGTAGTATTGCGAACAGTTATGCAAAGAATGgtacacatatttatagaAATAGTTTAACGTCTCAAAAGTTcaagaaaaatacaattgaagaagaagaagaagaacaAGAAGAACAAGAAGAGAACGTAGTTTATTATGACAATAGTGGCACATACAGTAAACAAGGaagtaatttaatatttggAAATGACGGCTCAAATAATTACATGAACAGTTCAGATTTCTTAAGAAGCCAAAGTAGTAGTCCATATTTAAGGGGATGTAATAATAGgcacaataatatatacaataatagGTATCATAATAGATACAATAATAGATACactaatatacataataatatatacaataatatatacaataatatatacaataatatatataataacagatataataatagatataataatagatataataatgtaaaattgaTGCATAACTTGACAGTGAATGATTGCATAGTACACCCTCTTCGAGTAAGGGAACATGTGTGGAATGGCATTGACGGGCGGGAGGAATCAAACTATAAGAACGAAGAAGGTGGTCAGGAAGcaagatataaatatgtagGAGATGGTAATGAATCAAACTGTAATAACATATACGATGCTGACAAATCAAGCTATAAGAATGCAAACGATGCTGATATTCCAGAAGAtgataagaattattttttcccgAATTGTAGAAAAGTCTTTAAATGTTTACATGAGAAAGatgtaaattatatgaacaatGGTAAGGAAACagatattataaatacaagCAAAGATGAGCACAACATTCCTTTTAACGAAATGAGGCTACAAAAggatgttttaaaaaaagaggatAAGTTTTACCTGTACAAGTCAGAAGAAAACGAAGGGAATATTGTACCTAAAAAAGGAGAGAGAAATAATGTGTTGTATCACCCAAGTGACAAAggtaacataaataaaataaatgtcaGAAATGATAGTAGGAAGATATTGGATAACTACAATTGGGTCAAATTGGCAAGGGAAGAGGAGTTATGTAGTAGCAAGAATTGCATATCAGACGATAGTAATAAAACAGGAATGAATTGTTTCCATGATGGGATGGCTAGCTATGGTAGTTATAACAAGCATGACAACTGCAGTTATAGTTATATGTTGAACagtattacaaatataaacagCAAAAAGAAGAAGGACAATGAGAAAGAGAACGAGTTTCCAAGTAATATAGAACAAAGTAATTCTTTGGAAAATTTGCTAGGTGATAAAAGGGAGGTAATAAATTACCTGAacaagaattataaaaactttgttaacataaaaaacaaaagctACGAATTGTATGAACAGAATAATttagataaagaaaaagatttaAGAAATTACGAAATAGGTGAAGAGTCCAAGACacattttatacataacTGGAAACACACAGATAAAGAAAGaaaggaaatatataatatgaaaaggaaaaaagaaaatcaaAATGAGCATATGGTACACATGCAAATATTTCCAATTAGTAGTTTTTTCCCTGTTCGTAAAGGGAATGAGTCGCTTAACACAGGACAAATCAGTAATCACAGTACCCCCCCAACGAATAGCAGTAGTAatggtagtaataatagtttCAGTGGTAGATTTAGTaatgattatattttaaacgATATGCGGTTAGAAGGAAGTGGGGGAAAAGACAAATTGTTATCCCATGGTCATAATgatgtttttaaaatgaacagccaaaattttattccatcgttagaaagaaataaaaaaaataatatatacgaTGAACTGTTCATCCCTTATGAGAAGAAGGTAATTAATAAACTCATTAACAGTGCTATGGGACGTAGTGGAGATAACTGCACAGATATCTGTCATGGTAGAATGAACATCGCAAAAGATGCCAACAATGGCAGCAGTGCTAGTATTGCCTACGATACCAGTATTCCAAGTAATTCCATACACAGTAGTATAAGACTGCCTGAGCACAATGCAGTAACAAGTAATAATGACAATGACTGCACTACTTGTTACGGAGGATGCACTAGCTGCAGAAGTGACAACAGCTGTAGAGGCAATCATCTTAGTTGCCTTAACTGTACATgtaataatgatgaaaatgatatcataaaatatttccattttaaaaattataaaaataatatatgcacaaCATGTAATGTTAGTAATAAAGAGGATGCAGTAACATACACAGATGAAGTTATTGATATCACTAGTAAGAAAACAAATTTTCCTTTTGAAGAATCAATTAGAAGTAGTTTTTTCACTAACGACTACATATATGACTTACTTCAAAGCTCCACTAGTAATCTAGGGACTGATAAAAGTAAATGTTGTGTGTGTGGGGATAACAATGAGCAAGTTACCAGGGAAACCTTAAATGTAATAAGCCCTTACCTGAACAGTGCAGTGCCTCCGGGGGAAGAGGTGGATGAAATGGAAGATGTGGAAACAAAAGATGAGGAAACAAAAGATGAGGAAGCAAAAGATGAGGAAGCAAAAGATGAGGAAGCAAAAGATGAGGAAGCAAAAGATGAGGAAGCAAAAGATGAGGAAGCAAAAGATGAGGAAGCAGATTACTTAGCAGTATATAGCACAAAATGCGCGCATACGGGAGGTAAAGAGTCAAAAAAATCATCAACCAAGTTGATTAATCTAAATAATTTACTAGGTAAGAATACAAATGAGCAAAAATGGGAGCATCagcaaaaacaaaatgaagcaGAGGAGAAAAGAggacaaaaaaatgaaagagtTGAGGacaaggaaaatataaaaaaagatgataaggataaaaatacaaatcgTATGCTTCTCCTCTTAAATTGTGTGGAGGTGCCACACAGAAGGGACAACATTAACAATGAGAACAGTGGAAACAGTGGAAACAGTGGAAACAGTGGAAACAGTGGAAACAGTGGAAACAGTGGAAACAGTGGAAACAGTGGAAACAGTGGAAACAGTGAGAACAATGAGAACAGTGGGAACAATGAGAACAGTGAGAATAGTGGGAACAATGAGAACAGTGAGAATAGTGGGAACAATGAGAACAATGAGAACGATAACGATGCTCGAGAAAAGGGGAGTTTTAATATGCTAGCTAATAACTCAACAAAACTAATTCAGCTCGAACAGGAAACGGAGGGGACTTATTATGACTGTAACAATACCGAGGAGGTAGAGATGGGTGAAGAGGGCAGTAAAGGTAGCACAAGTGGTAGGGGAAGTAGAAATGGTAATACCCGAAACGCTGGTGGCATAAtggagaaaaataaatttcaaaaaatgggCATGTATGAAACACAGAATAACCAAATaattaatgataatgattATAGTAACATGTACATTTCAAGTGCTAAAAGTAAGATGCCCTTTTGAATTGTTCTCTATGTTTTTaactattattatgtaaaacaAAGTTCGGCAgttattgaaatatatatgtattttaaattatttacccACGTGCAGGTTTGCATGGgggtatatgtgtatgtgtgggTGTATATATGTGGGCATgcttatacacatatatatatatatatatgtatatgtacaagAGCCCACCCACGAAAAA from Plasmodium malariae genome assembly, chromosome: 13 includes these protein-coding regions:
- the PmUG01_13034500 gene encoding zinc finger protein, putative is translated as MNEEYINAILKFRRSYDEEVVHSNSVKGKDAININIYKNGENNFINVNNKEASEEIDGRINEGTDGGINEETDGGINEETDGGINEETDGGINIGTDGEINIGADGEINIGVDRGINKGDIRKWYIRELTCLEVEKRDATIEINNNGKNYDKYSSSNANANGNDTNNNENSKNNSSSNTGYNPSYNPSYNPSYNPSYNPSYNPSYNPSYNPSYNPSYNPSYNPSYNPDFNTGCRDGRNNELSTCEGQNTKEIDHFLNEGELKNYFFHNSLRKNTKRLDNVNLYSTFCTNRKNELRKTSICKYWLKGICANIVCNFAHGEHELKYTYGVYKTTICKHWKRNGVCSSGVHCRHAHGENELQPKNLPVHLLKKKINLKNKYNMENVFLNYNDVHKVGFDINNLSSDGDGSSLIRGGSGSSLVGDGTRGSLIGGGSGNSLVGGGSGNSLIGGGSGNSLIGGGSGNSLIGGGSGNSLIGGGSGNSLVEDGTRSNLCSIIRHDNPADTNSTCSIENKRVSIPTNKEITKVPLNLSLYKNGEDHTISSNLSKKKIWNSKIFKEKQDDNYQVEHKLSKLFLTNASQNISYIINKIQNIRTTENGNSTNDNSSGNNRNGVIGTLEIGAPPGYGGPMDSTNEISGMNEISGMNEISEMNEISEMNEISGINKINAMEAKLTKKGFEINKTDFRNSNGNCQVTCTDKFINAERSSSTVDDGSAPDGSGNTIMNSNVNCSAKVLVSVNVNDNVLSSLDASVNTSANAIANANANANANAIANANANAIANANANANANAIVNAIANANANANANANANASTNASDNSPDGGVLSSRDRHYQNENNYNRHIFNNSINSINIDKSNNISKSSKSSSNIIGIAHNSSFSAVDGKNRGRAIPSASNHNTHYVNYNDDIVYDQNKNLFISTLDNSKDLTKNEIYNKKLYSMYMHTLHKLSENVKYTNNEESFSNMSKNINMNSMNKLKESIINVDNEKNKIMVLSDDHIRLNTHMGIDTTRNNYDISKKYDDNMNTDEYILKQYELEPKQMELKLMLKNMDSMLFSEECNSSEANVCNSNTTEKDFPSNYAARAGDGGASTTNTANIASNTASNTASNTASNTASNTASNTASNTASNTASNTASNTASNTASNTASNTYSNTYYNTHSNTHSNTHSNTYSNTYYNTHSNTHSNTHSNTHSNTHSNIHSNIHSNTNSNIAANYTHLNADDAGGTDEQNSGLHSRDNTNDAENKSRTKYLNAFINFNCKSNQCKCESLSNERNITYINKNNSSCSSESNNDNHRDSNNNNMAYETYSNIKNMHMVSTTNNNVGKDYSLDCLRSSIANSYAKNGTHIYRNSLTSQKFKKNTIEEEEEEQEEQEENVVYYDNSGTYSKQGSNLIFGNDGSNNYMNSSDFLRSQSSSPYLRGCNNRHNNIYNNRYHNRYNNRYTNIHNNIYNNIYNNIYNNIYNNRYNNRYNNRYNNVKLMHNLTVNDCIVHPLRVREHVWNGIDGREESNYKNEEGGQEARYKYVGDGNESNCNNIYDADKSSYKNANDADIPEDDKNYFFPNCRKVFKCLHEKDVNYMNNGKETDIINTSKDEHNIPFNEMRLQKDVLKKEDKFYLYKSEENEGNIVPKKGERNNVLYHPSDKGNINKINVRNDSRKILDNYNWVKLAREEELCSSKNCISDDSNKTGMNCFHDGMASYGSYNKHDNCSYSYMLNSITNINSKKKKDNEKENEFPSNIEQSNSLENLLGDKREVINYLNKNYKNFVNIKNKSYELYEQNNLDKEKDLRNYEIGEESKTHFIHNWKHTDKERKEIYNMKRKKENQNEHMVHMQIFPISSFFPVRKGNESLNTGQISNHSTPPTNSSSNGSNNSFSGRFSNDYILNDMRLEGSGGKDKLLSHGHNDVFKMNSQNFIPSLERNKKNNIYDELFIPYEKKVINKLINSAMGRSGDNCTDICHGRMNIAKDANNGSSASIAYDTSIPSNSIHSSIRLPEHNAVTSNNDNDCTTCYGGCTSCRSDNSCRGNHLSCLNCTCNNDENDIIKYFHFKNYKNNICTTCNVSNKEDAVTYTDEVIDITSKKTNFPFEESIRSSFFTNDYIYDLLQSSTSNLGTDKSKCCVCGDNNEQVTRETLNVISPYLNSAVPPGEEVDEMEDVETKDEETKDEEAKDEEAKDEEAKDEEAKDEEAKDEEAKDEEADYLAVYSTKCAHTGGKESKKSSTKLINLNNLLGKNTNEQKWEHQQKQNEAEEKRGQKNERVEDKENIKKDDKDKNTNRMLLLLNCVEVPHRRDNINNENSGNSGNSGNSGNSGNSGNSGNSGNSGNSGNSENNENSGNNENSENSGNNENSENSGNNENNENDNDAREKGSFNMLANNSTKLIQLEQETEGTYYDCNNTEEVEMGEEGSKGSTSGRGSRNGNTRNAGGIMEKNKFQKMGMYETQNNQIINDNDYSNMYISSAKSKMPF